One Micromonospora sp. FIMYZ51 genomic window carries:
- a CDS encoding BTAD domain-containing putative transcriptional regulator: protein MQVSFGVLGPVVAWDSAGAPLDLKGPKHRAVLARLLVARGRVVPVDRLVDDLWQEPAPGAVASVRTFVAALRRALEPQRPPREAARLLVTEGPGYALRAASDAVDAWRFADEVSAASTAPPHAAVERLDRALGWWRGPAYAGLDDEPWALVERSRLEQLRLNAIEQRAEARLTVGRASDVVPDLDAHVAEHPWREEAWRLLALALYRAGRQGDALAVLRRARSLLREQLGIDPGPRLRGLETDILRQADRVDDTDAVRGPERVWAETAAAYDRTVAAGSGSRLESTVGLLRSLAVTGPSGLEAARQQRIAAITAAEQLGDPELTARVIGGYDVPAIWTRSDDPAQAAQIVAAAERALAAAHPGSSEATRARLLATIAVESRGTRAARGAEAAREAERIARRLGDPALLAFALNGVFMQTFHRAGLAPERDRIGAELVTLSAQHGLGTFEILGHLVRLQARSALADFATADQHASAADRLAERHDRPLVGVFTTWYRALRLAATEPSPQAAEAAYRDAANRLATAGMPGVDRGLLPLALLCLRVSAGEPVRLDDEPDFGPYLPWVRPLVLLGRDRPAEAAAALRQAPDPPRDLLFEAIWCLRAQAAIALDDRTAMKRARLELTPAADELAGAGSGMLTAGPVARHLADLDAALSR, encoded by the coding sequence GTGCAGGTCAGCTTCGGTGTGCTCGGGCCGGTCGTCGCCTGGGACAGCGCCGGCGCGCCGCTCGACCTGAAGGGGCCGAAGCACCGGGCGGTACTGGCGCGACTGCTCGTCGCACGCGGTCGGGTCGTACCTGTCGACCGCCTCGTCGACGACCTGTGGCAGGAGCCCGCACCGGGCGCGGTGGCAAGCGTCCGCACGTTCGTGGCGGCGTTGCGGCGCGCCCTGGAACCACAGCGCCCACCGCGCGAGGCGGCTCGGTTACTGGTCACCGAGGGCCCGGGCTATGCGCTCCGGGCGGCGTCCGACGCGGTCGACGCCTGGCGGTTCGCGGACGAGGTAAGCGCCGCGTCCACCGCGCCGCCGCACGCGGCGGTCGAACGACTCGACCGCGCCCTGGGCTGGTGGCGCGGGCCCGCGTACGCCGGCCTCGACGACGAGCCGTGGGCGCTGGTCGAGCGTTCCCGCCTCGAACAGCTCCGGCTGAACGCGATCGAGCAGCGTGCCGAGGCGCGACTGACCGTCGGGCGCGCCTCGGACGTGGTACCGGATCTCGACGCCCACGTGGCCGAACATCCGTGGCGGGAGGAGGCGTGGCGGCTGCTGGCGCTGGCCCTGTACCGCGCGGGCCGCCAGGGTGATGCGCTCGCGGTGTTGCGCCGGGCCCGCAGTCTGCTGCGGGAACAGCTGGGCATCGATCCGGGCCCGCGGCTGCGTGGCCTGGAGACCGACATCCTGCGGCAAGCCGATCGGGTCGACGACACTGACGCGGTGAGGGGACCGGAACGGGTCTGGGCGGAGACCGCAGCGGCGTACGACCGCACGGTCGCCGCCGGCTCCGGGTCCCGGCTGGAGTCGACGGTCGGCCTGCTGCGAAGTCTCGCCGTGACCGGGCCGAGCGGACTTGAGGCGGCGCGGCAGCAGCGGATCGCGGCCATCACCGCCGCCGAGCAGCTTGGTGATCCCGAGCTCACCGCCCGGGTGATCGGCGGCTACGACGTACCCGCGATCTGGACTCGCTCGGATGATCCGGCCCAGGCAGCGCAGATCGTGGCGGCGGCCGAGCGGGCCCTGGCCGCCGCACATCCCGGCTCGTCCGAGGCCACCCGAGCCCGACTGCTGGCCACCATCGCGGTGGAGTCACGCGGTACGCGCGCGGCGCGCGGAGCCGAGGCGGCCCGGGAGGCGGAGCGGATCGCGCGTCGTCTGGGTGACCCGGCCCTGCTTGCCTTCGCACTGAACGGCGTGTTCATGCAGACCTTTCACCGCGCGGGCCTGGCACCCGAGCGGGACCGCATCGGCGCCGAACTGGTCACCCTCTCCGCCCAGCACGGCCTGGGAACGTTCGAGATCCTCGGCCATCTCGTCCGGTTGCAGGCCCGCAGCGCGCTCGCCGACTTCGCCACCGCCGACCAACACGCCAGCGCGGCGGACCGGCTCGCCGAACGGCACGACCGCCCGCTGGTCGGCGTGTTCACCACGTGGTACCGCGCGCTGCGACTGGCCGCGACCGAGCCGTCGCCGCAAGCCGCCGAAGCGGCCTACCGCGACGCGGCGAACCGGCTCGCCACCGCCGGCATGCCCGGCGTCGACCGGGGCCTGCTGCCGCTTGCCCTGCTGTGCCTGCGGGTGTCTGCTGGCGAACCGGTACGCCTCGACGACGAACCCGATTTCGGCCCCTACCTGCCCTGGGTGCGCCCACTGGTCCTACTGGGCCGGGACCGCCCGGCCGAGGCCGCCGCAGCGCTGCGTCAGGCCCCGGATCCGCCGCGCGACCTGCTCTTCGAGGCCATCTGGTGCCTTCGGGCACAAGCGGCAATCGCCCTGGACGACCGGACAGCGATGAAGCGCGCCCGGCTCGAACTCACGCCGGCCGCCGACGAACTGGCCGGGGCCGGCAGCGGCATGCTCACCGCCGGCCCCGTCGCACGCCACCTCGCCGACCTCGACGCGGCCCTGAGCAGATGA
- a CDS encoding TetR/AcrR family transcriptional regulator encodes MLDAALAQLVQHGYDSLSIDVVAERSGVHRTTVYRRWRDVGGLLADVLAEASVDAWRPPDTGSLEGDLIAINHEVHAALTADPVTVALIAASFRSAQAADALRSFWAGRYDRCAEIVRRAVERREIPAGTDARRLLIAATAPLYHELVLMREAGDARGAERVARSAATAARAGAFTDR; translated from the coding sequence GTGCTCGACGCCGCGCTCGCCCAGCTGGTGCAGCACGGCTACGACTCACTGAGCATCGACGTGGTGGCCGAGCGTTCGGGCGTACACCGCACGACGGTGTACCGGCGCTGGCGGGATGTCGGTGGCCTGCTGGCCGACGTCCTGGCCGAGGCGAGCGTCGATGCGTGGCGCCCGCCCGACACGGGTTCGCTTGAGGGTGACCTGATCGCGATCAACCACGAGGTGCATGCCGCACTGACCGCCGACCCGGTGACCGTCGCGCTGATCGCCGCGTCGTTCCGGTCCGCGCAGGCCGCCGACGCCCTGCGCTCGTTCTGGGCCGGCCGGTACGACCGCTGCGCCGAGATCGTGCGACGCGCCGTCGAACGCCGCGAGATACCGGCCGGCACCGACGCCCGCCGGCTGCTGATCGCCGCAACCGCCCCGCTGTATCACGAGCTGGTACTCATGCGGGAGGCGGGCGACGCGCGCGGTGCCGAACGCGTCGCCCGCAGCGCGGCCACCGCCGCCCGCGCCGGCGCCTTCACCGACCGATAG
- a CDS encoding virginiamycin B lyase, with translation MTSALIQEHPVTDASHGLYAVTTGPDGALWFTLAHCGQIGRMVPGQEPTTYQLDPAGQPTIIVTGPDGALWFSESRAHHIGRITTDGETTRFPVPSRDGGPYGIATGPDGALWFTEMNADRIGRITTGGETIDFPLPVTGAFPSAITAGADGGMWFTMNQANAIGRIDPDGTITTHPLPTEAAAPVGIAAGPDDAIWFVEIAAGQIGRITPDGTIHEFPLPDRTGRPHAITSDDNGALWFTEWAGNRVGSITTDGTIEVHDLPTPRSEPHGITLGPDGALWTALENGALARITTPGR, from the coding sequence GTGACATCGGCGCTCATCCAGGAACACCCGGTGACCGACGCCAGCCACGGTCTGTACGCCGTCACCACCGGTCCCGACGGCGCGCTGTGGTTCACGCTCGCCCACTGCGGCCAGATCGGACGCATGGTCCCGGGCCAGGAGCCCACCACGTACCAACTGGACCCGGCCGGGCAGCCCACGATCATCGTCACCGGCCCAGACGGCGCGCTGTGGTTCAGCGAGTCTCGGGCCCACCACATCGGCAGAATCACCACCGACGGCGAGACCACCCGATTCCCCGTACCCAGCCGCGACGGTGGGCCCTACGGCATCGCCACCGGGCCCGACGGCGCGCTGTGGTTCACCGAGATGAACGCCGATCGCATCGGCCGGATCACCACCGGCGGCGAGACCATCGACTTCCCGCTCCCGGTCACCGGCGCCTTCCCGTCGGCCATCACCGCCGGTGCCGACGGCGGCATGTGGTTCACGATGAACCAGGCGAACGCGATCGGCCGGATCGACCCGGACGGCACCATCACCACGCACCCGCTGCCGACCGAAGCCGCCGCCCCCGTAGGGATCGCCGCCGGCCCCGACGACGCCATCTGGTTCGTCGAGATCGCCGCCGGTCAGATCGGGCGGATCACCCCCGACGGCACGATCCACGAGTTTCCGCTACCGGACCGAACCGGCCGGCCGCACGCCATCACCAGCGACGACAACGGAGCCCTCTGGTTCACCGAGTGGGCCGGCAACCGCGTCGGCTCCATCACCACGGACGGCACAATCGAAGTCCATGACCTGCCCACGCCGCGCTCCGAGCCACACGGCATCACCCTCGGGCCCGACGGCGCTCTGTGGACGGCATTGGAGAACGGCGCCCTGGCCCGCATCACCACCCCCGGTCGCTGA
- a CDS encoding DUF397 domain-containing protein, producing the protein MTAYQLTWRKSSRSSASGSDCVEVAEVTDGLAVRDSKDPAGPVLRFERAAWSAFVARLPG; encoded by the coding sequence ATGACCGCTTACCAGTTGACGTGGCGCAAGAGCAGCCGAAGCAGCGCGAGTGGCTCGGACTGTGTCGAGGTCGCCGAGGTGACTGACGGGTTGGCGGTGCGGGACTCCAAGGATCCGGCGGGGCCGGTGCTGCGCTTCGAGCGGGCTGCCTGGTCGGCGTTCGTGGCCAGGTTGCCCGGCTGA
- a CDS encoding helix-turn-helix transcriptional regulator: MTHVPSPTIRARRLRRELRRLRDRTGRTAEEVAKELGWHRTKVIRFEVGHSRVMAKDVQTLLDLYGATEEEREALTALHRQARQKGWWSAYGDVLPDDYVGFEAEATSISTFQSLYVPGLLQTEEYVRAIVRAGRSTADQDEIDRRVAARLGRKALLSRDHPPRVWIIIDEAVVRRMVGGPKVMRVQVARLIEACELPSVEVQILPFAAGAHAAMGGPFTLLDYADPSVDPTVVYLDNDASTLLLEEEGHVARYRLVFDHLMAKALDPDESVAFLRRVADDYPD; encoded by the coding sequence ATGACGCACGTGCCGAGCCCGACGATCAGAGCCCGTCGGCTGCGACGGGAACTGCGCCGGCTGCGTGACCGGACGGGTCGCACCGCCGAGGAGGTGGCCAAGGAGCTTGGCTGGCACCGGACGAAGGTCATTCGATTCGAGGTCGGGCACTCCCGGGTCATGGCCAAGGACGTGCAGACCTTGCTCGACCTGTACGGCGCCACCGAGGAGGAGCGAGAGGCGCTGACCGCGTTGCACCGGCAAGCCCGACAGAAGGGCTGGTGGAGTGCGTACGGCGACGTGCTGCCGGACGACTATGTCGGCTTCGAGGCCGAGGCAACATCCATCAGCACGTTTCAGAGCCTCTATGTGCCGGGCCTGTTGCAGACCGAGGAGTACGTCCGCGCCATTGTCCGGGCCGGCCGCAGCACTGCCGATCAGGATGAGATCGATAGGCGCGTGGCAGCGCGCCTGGGCCGTAAGGCGTTGCTCTCCAGAGATCACCCGCCACGAGTGTGGATCATCATCGACGAGGCTGTGGTCCGTCGGATGGTCGGCGGGCCGAAGGTGATGCGGGTGCAGGTCGCGCGGCTGATCGAGGCGTGTGAACTGCCGAGCGTCGAGGTGCAGATCCTGCCCTTCGCTGCCGGTGCCCATGCGGCGATGGGCGGCCCCTTCACCCTGCTCGACTACGCCGATCCGTCGGTGGACCCGACGGTCGTCTACCTCGACAACGACGCCAGCACGCTGTTGCTCGAAGAGGAAGGACACGTAGCCCGATATAGACTCGTGTTCGACCACCTCATGGCCAAGGCGCTCGACCCCGACGAGTCAGTCGCCTTCCTGCGTCGGGTGGCTGACGACTATCCGGATTGA